The genomic region ACGTTTCTCTCATATTTACTCCCTCTTTAAGTGTTCTTTTCTATTTAGTTTTAGATTTAGACTTTAAACAAACtctcctattttattttgcttctactcttaaagaaattaattgaaaatcaatctttgtggattcgacccttcTCACTACTTTTATAAGTTTGAGTAGGATATATCTCTGGTTGATTCGACACCTATCAAAGTTGGTAGACTCAAGAGTCTAGAAATAGACGACTTGGATAACTTGCTAGCCCGCGAGTCccatttgaaggaaaaaatgatcaagaaaCTCTTTGTAGGACAAATCACGATTGCGCACTCTGTTGGATTTGATCCACTAAATACGCATGCCAGAAGCGAGTTCACAAATCTAGGGCTTTTGGAAAGTCTAGGACTCGAAGTAGAGTAGCTTTTTTCCATACGTCAAAAgactagtgggagacaaacttGACTTAATGTCTAGTTTGTGAAGGTTCATCGGTTAtcccaagaaaaataattttcatcgAATACCAGGCGTGAGGAGTTGCTCCTTGAGGAATCAAGTGAGGCAACCCCTCAGCAGATGAAACAACAACATCTAAGCTTATAATTCCTACTAACAATATTCCAGTCCATTGGAGGTCGACTACCAACAGCCTTAGAGGTATTTGTTTTGTGGTCTGACCAAGTTAACTGAATAACTATCCAAAGGACATGTGCTAGACATCGATTCGGGAAAGAGGCTTAAGGTCATGAGATCCAACATGGATTCAAGGAATTCCGACAAGGTTGGACCTTTTCCAGAAGATGCAATATACATTTGACGAAGCCATTTGGggtataattttatcaagaaTGAGTTTGACCtttgtgtatacaagaaggTTAGTGGGAGCTCAGTTGAATTCCTAAGGCTTTGAATAGACTGCATCTTGCTCGTTTGGAATGATGTCAATATGTTGGAGACACTAAAGCACAGTAACTCatgcaattctccatgaaATAACTGGATTTGTTCCTATAAAGCATGGGGTTAAGATTTTCAAGACGCACTCTTCGAAGATTGATGGGGACCTTCAAAAGATATTTTCCCCTATGCATATGTTATAGGCAATATATAGTACGTTGTTCAGTCATGGCGTACGACGGTGGATAGTTGATTTTGGAAGGCTGTAGCATTGCTAGCTTCCAGTCTGAAGTAGATGATATGAAGTTTTCAATTCAGATTCATATTCATATTTAGGTTGAGTGGTGGTTTGGTGGCTTTAAAATGTTCCAAGTGTACTAAAGTGGATCCCACCATGGAAGCTAAATAGATAGCGGCTTTAGAAGTTCTTTTTAAGCAGTTTGTACGAAAACTGCATCAGTAATTGGATGTGGTGCCTAGTATTATTGAGTCAGCAATTATCTTTGACGATAACAATAGGGCTATAACACAAgctgaaaaaacaaaatctcaTCACAGATCCAAGTAAATTCTTAGATGTCACCATATGCTTAGGAAGATGGTACGAAGGGGTAACAGATGGTTGGACCACATCTACGGAAAACATAGTAGACTTGTTGACCAAGCCAGATTTGTAGATTGCTCGTGCTTAGCATCTTTAGAAAATGGGTCTGAGGCACATGGGTGAACGGCTTTAGACCAAGTGGGAGGATATTAGAATAGGTGGTCAGAAGGTCTATTAGATTGGCATTTTCTGTAATCTATTTAGCTATTATGttggaatataatattgaatttgatgaataaAGTAAGTATCCATTTTGGCAATATGTGTTTGTTCTACTTACTATTTATGTTGTGTTACTTTAACATCTTAACAAAGGCCATAAACCAGACAGACAATCCATGTAGTTAGGTTGCTATTGAACGACagctataaaaataatttttttaggattgcgtgtgaaatgttccaagtcaagAACCTTGAGATAAGACATCGAGAGTcttattgagacttgcactaagtgtTGTATTCATTGAATATCACACTTTATCGGCAACAGATGTTAGACATCTATACAATTTTAGCTGGAGGTCAATAAAGTTGTCAAgttgactgaactgactcatgATGAGTCATCAACTAAAAGCTTTTgaggcttgatcggtatgactgGTATTCCTCGGCTCTGATAGTACTGGATTAGTCATCGAATTTGAGGAACCACTACAGTCATATATAAatgtgatggttgtatcttgggcCTGGCGAGAGATGATCATGCGTttgatgtggtcattataagcttTGTCTACTATAGTCAGAATGTAGTGAGGACAGTGGGCTTCAAGATAAAATCCGTCACCTATCAATAAATGACAGTCAAGtctcctatgcgctttgaGATATATTTGAAGCTCTTTCAGTTTGTCGCCACAatgattggtcgaatagagAATAGTTTCCCATGTCTTGGAGATAATATAGTAGTTGAAAATTAtcttggagataatataatgGTTGAAAAATCAGATTTTCAAGATATCACAATTCTCACACtctcaaaagtgaaaaaaaaaaaaacaaatcatgCTTTTTGTCTTACGAAAAACCTAACCCTCcgattcttgttcttcttgaaCTAGGTTCAagttaaaatcaaaacaagatTTGATTATACTAATAGATAGTATAACTCGGATTTGTTTCTTCATTGATCTTGTTCTATCTAGTAGTAGGATTTGATTTCCATtcttagtgtggtgtggaaaTCAGAGGAGTCATACATTGGTCTCATGCATGACAAGATTCCACAGTAAAAGAAACAATGCACAAATCAAAACAAGTAAACAAAAGGTATAATTTCGCTGTTAGATGTTTGTACTTTGTCTTTTTGCCAAACCATCCTAAAACGATAAGTGTATGGTTTTACGTTTTTGTTTTCGTGTTTTAATATCGAATgcccaaaaagttaaaagatatCTCCCTTTGATTGGAATAAATTTGAtctattttttcttgcatTGCGTTTTATGCTTTCCTCaaccataccgattcttttaaaactaaatagGCATTATTCTCGGGTCTTGGAATTGGTCGGGTGGGATTGAATAAGTATGCGGATCTTCTGTCCTGTCTTCTAATTTTTGCCCTATAAAGggggtattttagtcttttCAACGACACATTTCTTATTTATcccattaaaataattaattacagaaCATGAGCATTAAACAAGTGGAAGGCTGCTATTAGGGTAGTGGCACCAACTACTATAATTAATAggaattaattatgctttcattggctcaattaaaattaaattacaaaaagtcactatttattgtttgtgtaattacataaatttcctATCTGTGTTCATCATTGCCCAAATAACCCCCTTCCAGTAATATGGTGATTGTCAATGAGGCGCGTAAAGGAGTTATAGCAGAATCAAAAGTGGGcagtttttgtaaaaaaagtgaaaaccAGAGAAAGACTAAACTATATAGTGTTTGGAAAAAAACCCActtctaaaataaacttaattgatgaaaatctGTTTTGTCCATATGTGTTAAAAGAATACTATCTTTTGCTTATTATTCACTTGTGGTTAGTCactgttaattttattttatgtttatatttttaaatatcattAAAATGTGCTTAATTTAATAACGCTCccactaaataatataattattgattcatacaaaatcattaaacttgcatgattgtaaaaagtaattaatttattaattaatcaaataataatatgttaacaaaataatataattagatgatatagcacatgaaatataaaaaaacttaagatatcaaatatgtgaaagtgcaaatttaattattgttcaattttaaattatttaaaaactccGATATcaacttcaaatatataatttcagaaataaattaaaaacagtaAAGTTGAatcaagattattataataaagggtaaaatagtacaaaataaagttgaatttatttataaaaaaagccAAAGCAGCTAAAAGCACCCCTCAAAGTGCTTCTAACTTTTGGACTAAGAGCgtttttttagatatttcaaaaacaaagttgatatcttaaatatttaaaaagtactTTTTTGGAGTCAGAATCTGAAAAACGCTTTTATGAAGAGTGCGCAAACACTCCTTAACGCAATTGGCAAAATTGATGGCCTATGAAGGTCATATTTTGGAACCCCGCCATATGCGCAGGGTATTATTTTTACTGCATATTAAATGttggtaaatttaatttatttgatattatttaattgtaatcaatctatttcaattaataataatttatcgttcttatttaaaaaaagaagtaatatAATCATTACAATAATGATGCTTCTATCATACACAAGGAAGTtagtgtaattaaaattataatcaatggGATCTAAGCACaattattctaataattgaaataatttgtgtaCTTCCATACACAGGTGTTGATAATTTGGGATCTAAGTACAATTATTCCGATAAATTGATCCAATCGAATTGCATAGTAGTTGATAAATACTGATTTTTGTGGCACATCATTCGTGCgtgtgtataaaaaataaattttttacgtttctaaaatatattataaatagaaaaaaaatatttaaaccactacattacattaacaaaaagaaataaatgaaatatattaatctattaattttaaaatttaaaaatttgaataaattaattattcaattgaagagcatttttaagtttgataaaaaattagcgTGACAGTATCATTAACCGTCATTTATAAGTGTGAATgtccttttccttttatgaaaattcttgtCCAAATCAAGTTTTGGtcgaaccaaatcaattacaGAACAAGTGTATCATATTTGTTgtgtgattggtcactttttataaattgtacaTAAATCACTAAGTAGGCCTactatacttattatataattaatttaaatttaatggagTTAGATAGCTAAAATTTCCTTTCTTGTTATGTTAATGTAAATTAAGAGAATGTTGGCGTAATAAGCTGTCATTTAttagaaaatggaaaagagaGAGTTGGGAAGAAAGTAAAAACaacattaattacattaattttgcGCGCACAAATTCATACCTCTATTGCAGCTTTTAATGCAGCCTCAACAGCTCTGCCTTACCTACGCCCCCCCTAACCCACCCCCCTtctttgatttataaaaattccGTTTCCATCTTTCCTTCCATCTCCCAAACATGGCCCAACCTACAATCACCGCTCTCTCTCTTGCCAgtttcattctctctctcctcctcATAACTTCTTCATCATCACACCATCATGACGAACACCTTTTTCAAGTTCTCGATGTCTCTGCTTCTTTGCAGCAAGCCCGACAAGTCTTCTCCCCCAACCTCGCGCAGGGGAGTGCGTCTCTCCGTCAATTACAGCCCCTGAATTCCAGCAACTATTCAGCTGATTCCCTTTCGCTCACACTCCACCCTCGCTCCTCTCTCCCTTTCGACCGCCACAGCAATAACTACACTCATCTCACTCTCTCCCGGCTCGCCCGCGACGATGCCCGTGTTCGTTGGCTTCACTCCCATCACCCACACTGGAGATCCAGACACTCCCATCACCCACACTGGAGATCCAGACACTCCCACGGCCGCTCCAGGCACTCTCGTGCTCCTTCGGCTTACAAGGCTGTTCGCCAGCCTGACCAATTTGAGTCCCCCTTGATCTCCGGTATAGAGCTGGGCAGCGGGGAGTACTTTGCCCGAATCGGGGTGGGTCGACCCGTCAAGGAATTCTATATGGTTATTGATACTGGCAGTGATGTGAGTTGGCTCCAATGCCAGCCCTGCTATGACTGTTACCAGCAGGCCGACCCGATTTTCGACGCATCAGCGTCCTCCACCTACAAGCCACTCAGCTGTAAGACCGAGCAGTGTGCCTCCCTTGACATCTCGGCCTGCAGCAGGATGGGCAACTGCATTTACCAGGTCTCCTACGGCGACGGCTCCTATACCGTCGGCAACTTCGCTACTGAAACGATTTCGTTCGGGGCGAGCGGGTCTGTCCCCAACGTCGCCATCGGTTGCGGCCACGACAACGAAGGCTTGTTTTCCGGCTCGGCTGGGTTGTTAGGCCTGGGCGGCGGCAAATTGTCGCTGCCTTCTCAAATGAGAGCGAGTTCCTTTTCCTACTGCTTAGTGAACCGCGACTCGAGTTCGTCCTCGACTCTGGACTTCAACACAGCCCGACCCGCCGACTCCGTCCTGGCTACCCTGCTTAGGAACCCCTTGATTAAAACATTTCGCTATGTGGACCTCACAGGAATCAGCGTCGGAGGTCGGGCTCTGCCTATTCCGTCGTCTCTGCTCGCAATAGGCTCAGACGGAAAGGGTGGTGTGATTGTCGACTCGGGGACTTCTGTGACTCGGTTGCAGACGGAGGTCTACAGCTTAGTGCGAGACGCCTTCAAGAACATGACCCAGAACTTGCCTCCCGCCAGCAGGTTATCTTTGTTCGACACTTGCTACAACTTGTCCGGCAGGAGCAGGGTGCAGGTGCCGACGGTGTCGTTCCAATTCTCCGGGGGGAGAACGCTGTCTCTGCCGCCGACCAACTACCTGATACCGGTTGACGACGAGGGGAAGTTCTGCTTTGCATTCGCGGGGACGTCTGGGCCAATGTCTATAATGGGTAATGTGCAGCAGCAGGGGACACGTGTCAGTTTCGACCTGGCGAATAATTATATCGGCTTCAGTCCGAATAAATGCTAGTATCTCTCTTGTTTCGTGAAGCAGCAGAAATACAgcaaaaattttactattatttaaattgtgaGTAAATCCTCACCGTTGCTCTGCTTTGGGTGAATATATACCGACGATCAAAGACCCTTGGATCAACTTCTGGCGCTCCgatcaataataattgaaattaaccTACTTTATATGTCTAAAGAATTTGAAtagtaaaaaggaaaaaagacaaaacaaTTGGCATCCCATTTTGTAgaattattctaattttttaaatttcttattaatGTTTGTGGAAAGTATTTAGTGAAATTTTACTATGatgtatattttaacttttaaaataagttgttaatttttataaatgacatattttttttcattttcactatatataatcatacactttaattattaacatatttggattatttattttgttttacttgagaaataaaaaatctaatcaaACTTGATGTGCCAAAAAATGCTAGGTTCAGTTGTTGGATGGGCTTAAATGCCTTAGGAGGCCAGAGTCCTTAAAATGCTTATGAAACGAGGACCTGTAAAAACAACGTTAACACTCCAATGCCTaagttagaataaaatattgaaataaagatATTGAAAGAGGAAAACATGAGTGAATTATGATGAAATATGATAGTGAATCAAGAATAAGGATGAGGGTGTGTTGTGTGATGAACTTGAGAGTATtagaaaagaggaaaagagTGCCCTACAGGAGGGAACCAAACCTGTTTATATAGCCAAGGCCTCCTCATCATGAGGGAGTCCAATCTTCGAGAGGGCTAAGTTGGGGTAGTTATCCAATGAATAAGCATCTAGGGCTTCCTCATCCAGGTGGTTAGAAGAAACTGGAGGATTCCTTCCTAGCCTGGGGAGTCCAGAGAGGGTAGGAGTCCTTCT from Sesamum indicum cultivar Zhongzhi No. 13 linkage group LG3, S_indicum_v1.0, whole genome shotgun sequence harbors:
- the LOC105158029 gene encoding protein ASPARTIC PROTEASE IN GUARD CELL 1, which codes for MAQPTITALSLASFILSLLLITSSSSHHHDEHLFQVLDVSASLQQARQVFSPNLAQGSASLRQLQPLNSSNYSADSLSLTLHPRSSLPFDRHSNNYTHLTLSRLARDDARVRWLHSHHPHWRSRHSHHPHWRSRHSHGRSRHSRAPSAYKAVRQPDQFESPLISGIELGSGEYFARIGVGRPVKEFYMVIDTGSDVSWLQCQPCYDCYQQADPIFDASASSTYKPLSCKTEQCASLDISACSRMGNCIYQVSYGDGSYTVGNFATETISFGASGSVPNVAIGCGHDNEGLFSGSAGLLGLGGGKLSLPSQMRASSFSYCLVNRDSSSSSTLDFNTARPADSVLATLLRNPLIKTFRYVDLTGISVGGRALPIPSSLLAIGSDGKGGVIVDSGTSVTRLQTEVYSLVRDAFKNMTQNLPPASRLSLFDTCYNLSGRSRVQVPTVSFQFSGGRTLSLPPTNYLIPVDDEGKFCFAFAGTSGPMSIMGNVQQQGTRVSFDLANNYIGFSPNKC